A genomic stretch from Anaerolinea thermophila UNI-1 includes:
- the csx15 gene encoding CRISPR-associated protein Csx15, protein MILVNFSHPLSNDQMAQLQALLGAPIERVVEVHSQIEPDQPLAPQVTAMVDQAGLTLEEWQNAPIIVNPPSLNFSAVLLVAELHGRMGYFPACVRLRPVNGAIPPRFEVAEVLNLQLQRDAARRRRA, encoded by the coding sequence ATGATTCTGGTCAACTTCTCGCATCCCCTCTCCAACGACCAGATGGCGCAATTGCAAGCCCTGCTCGGCGCGCCCATTGAGCGCGTGGTCGAGGTGCACAGCCAGATTGAACCTGATCAGCCCCTGGCTCCCCAGGTGACTGCCATGGTGGACCAGGCCGGACTGACGCTGGAGGAATGGCAGAACGCCCCCATCATTGTCAACCCGCCCTCGCTCAACTTCAGCGCCGTCCTGCTCGTTGCCGAACTGCACGGCAGGATGGGCTACTTCCCGGCGTGTGTGCGCCTGCGCCCGGTCAACGGCGCCATCCCGCCGCGCTTTGAGGTTGCCGAAGTGCTCAACCTGCAACTTCAGCGCGACGCCGCCCGCCGCCGCAGGGCGTAA
- the cas5 gene encoding CRISPR-associated protein Cas5, whose amino-acid sequence MRALKIVAEGLTASFRYPHFMMGVQPTFEMPPPATLYGHVASALGEWFDPQGVRFAVRFEFRRKQADVETTYLLTPANGKMPGDKSLPKALEGNPNPFQREILYFPRLTLYLNRPEWLEAFRHPRYAVCLGRSQDLFTYRRVEVVELQPAEQVVLEHTLLPYEYAAYTAAGQAVLMPRWLDYHRRRYPAFERYIVLHRRVRTREFTRYTGQPALEPWWADPAEPPLDGEYPGVVWLSWV is encoded by the coding sequence ATGCGCGCACTCAAAATTGTTGCCGAAGGGCTGACCGCTTCCTTTCGTTACCCTCACTTCATGATGGGCGTTCAGCCGACTTTTGAAATGCCCCCGCCTGCTACCCTGTACGGGCACGTTGCCAGTGCTTTGGGCGAGTGGTTCGACCCGCAGGGGGTGCGTTTTGCCGTGCGTTTCGAATTCCGCCGCAAGCAAGCCGATGTCGAGACTACTTATCTGCTCACCCCTGCCAATGGGAAGATGCCCGGCGACAAATCCCTGCCGAAGGCGCTGGAAGGCAACCCTAACCCCTTTCAGCGCGAGATTCTCTACTTCCCGCGCCTGACCCTCTACCTCAACCGCCCCGAGTGGCTGGAAGCCTTCCGGCACCCGCGCTACGCGGTGTGCCTGGGGCGCTCGCAGGACCTGTTTACCTACCGCAGGGTGGAGGTGGTGGAACTTCAGCCCGCCGAGCAGGTGGTGCTGGAGCATACCCTCTTGCCCTATGAATATGCGGCCTATACTGCCGCCGGCCAAGCCGTGCTGATGCCCCGCTGGCTGGATTATCATCGCCGCCGCTACCCGGCGTTTGAGCGCTACATTGTCCTGCACCGCCGGGTGCGCACCCGCGAGTTTACCCGTTACACCGGTCAGCCTGCGCTGGAGCCCTGGTGGGCAGACCCCGCTGAACCCCCGCTGGATGGGGAGTACCCCGGCGTGGTGTGGCTTTCGTGGGTATGA
- the cmr4 gene encoding type III-B CRISPR module RAMP protein Cmr4 — translation MFKARRLLFFYVETPLHVGAGRASANVDLPIQRERVTQYPMVQASSLKGALRAEFCQKHGIKDNSPEVEAVFGKAGGTGDNWAGAVSAGDARILLFPVRSLAGVFAWVTSLHALESFRRAADLVGQPISWTLPQGMPDTNTAWVGSKPQVSAQGKVVLEEFSFNAQPKAEVDAIAKWLAEHALPQGAAFQYWRDTLPARLCILHEDAFRDFCLYGTEVQTHIRIDPDKKTVAEGALWTAESLPADSLLYAPLMAMDVRNGKDSKNADAVLKEFDFLQDGHIQLGGDETTGQGWVAVKVYGG, via the coding sequence ATGTTTAAAGCCAGACGTTTGCTCTTCTTCTATGTCGAAACACCCCTGCACGTGGGTGCCGGGCGCGCCAGCGCCAATGTGGATTTGCCCATCCAGCGCGAACGGGTGACGCAGTACCCCATGGTGCAGGCTTCCAGCCTGAAAGGCGCTCTGCGGGCGGAGTTTTGTCAGAAGCATGGTATTAAGGATAATTCCCCGGAGGTGGAAGCCGTGTTTGGTAAAGCCGGCGGTACCGGAGATAACTGGGCAGGCGCAGTGTCTGCCGGAGATGCGCGCATTCTGCTTTTCCCGGTGCGCTCGCTGGCGGGTGTGTTTGCCTGGGTGACCAGCCTGCACGCGCTGGAGTCCTTCCGCCGCGCCGCTGACCTGGTGGGACAGCCCATCTCTTGGACGTTGCCCCAGGGAATGCCCGATACGAACACTGCCTGGGTGGGCAGTAAACCGCAGGTGTCGGCACAGGGGAAAGTGGTACTGGAAGAATTCAGTTTCAATGCCCAACCGAAAGCCGAAGTGGATGCCATTGCGAAGTGGCTGGCAGAGCATGCCTTGCCCCAGGGAGCGGCTTTCCAGTACTGGCGCGATACTTTGCCCGCGCGTCTGTGCATCCTGCATGAAGACGCCTTCCGCGATTTCTGCCTTTACGGCACGGAGGTGCAGACGCACATCCGCATTGACCCCGACAAGAAAACCGTTGCCGAAGGGGCGCTGTGGACGGCAGAGAGCCTGCCTGCCGACAGTTTGCTCTACGCCCCATTGATGGCGATGGATGTGCGCAACGGCAAGGACAGCAAAAACGCCGATGCCGTCCTTAAGGAATTTGATTTCCTGCAGGACGGACACATCCAGTTGGGTGGCGATGAGACCACCGGTCAGGGTTGGGTGGCAGTGAAAGTGTACGGAGGGTAA
- the cmr5 gene encoding type III-B CRISPR module-associated protein Cmr5 — protein MAETISKQRLLEQERASHAYDAVVKAKGKKDKELKSLARSAPASIQSNGLGQTLAFWKAKNEEHHLALYHALSGWLKKQLHIDENRDLLEWIATTADSLQYRQATAEALAYLNWYKRFAEAELKE, from the coding sequence ATGGCTGAGACAATCTCCAAACAACGGTTGCTGGAGCAGGAACGCGCCAGCCATGCTTATGATGCAGTCGTAAAAGCAAAGGGAAAGAAAGACAAGGAGTTAAAGAGCCTTGCGCGCAGTGCCCCTGCCAGCATTCAAAGCAATGGCTTGGGGCAAACCCTGGCATTCTGGAAAGCCAAAAATGAAGAGCATCATCTGGCGCTGTACCATGCTCTTTCCGGTTGGTTGAAAAAGCAGTTGCACATTGACGAAAACCGTGACCTGCTGGAATGGATTGCCACCACGGCAGATAGTTTGCAGTACCGCCAGGCGACGGCGGAAGCTCTGGCGTACCTCAACTGGTACAAACGCTTTGCTGAGGCCGAATTGAAGGAGTGA
- a CDS encoding Card1-like endonuclease domain-containing protein, with amino-acid sequence MILLCLAGEQPIPNLLPARFLQPAQTLIAHTSLDASRKSAQRLAGLIGNTRLFSVGDGYQIARILDAYRREMGEPGDEVVVNVTGGTKPMALAAFELARQRHYPVVYYQTEGPRGRDQKSMLYRYCFNEQGQLCLEEGYPRELPGLITLDDYLKAHLDGYHHNTRETAGKALEDAVAQALKPHVDEIKQSVVPDGVKDQAEIDLLVRCGNQVGIFEIKTGGEGSGKKAVDQLTTIAAREYLGTYAARFMVTQASMEVRYKSLASALRVEVIELKEYRSGRPLSQTDSQNLLTRVSNILPTH; translated from the coding sequence ATGATTCTGCTCTGCCTTGCGGGTGAACAACCCATCCCCAACCTGTTACCGGCGCGTTTCCTCCAACCAGCGCAGACTCTCATTGCCCATACCTCGCTGGATGCCTCGCGGAAGAGCGCCCAGCGGCTGGCAGGGCTGATCGGCAATACCCGCCTCTTCTCCGTAGGCGATGGTTACCAGATTGCCCGCATTCTGGACGCATACCGCCGCGAGATGGGCGAGCCTGGGGACGAAGTGGTGGTCAATGTCACCGGCGGCACCAAACCAATGGCGCTGGCAGCTTTTGAACTGGCGCGCCAGCGCCATTATCCGGTGGTCTATTACCAGACCGAAGGGCCGCGCGGACGCGATCAAAAGAGCATGTTGTACCGCTATTGCTTTAACGAACAGGGTCAACTGTGTCTGGAAGAGGGCTACCCTCGTGAACTGCCCGGGCTGATCACTCTGGACGATTATCTCAAAGCCCACCTGGATGGATATCATCACAACACCAGGGAAACTGCCGGAAAGGCGCTGGAAGATGCCGTTGCGCAAGCCCTGAAACCGCACGTGGACGAGATCAAACAAAGTGTGGTGCCCGATGGGGTGAAAGATCAGGCGGAAATAGACCTGCTGGTACGCTGCGGCAATCAGGTGGGCATCTTTGAAATCAAAACCGGCGGCGAAGGAAGCGGCAAGAAAGCGGTGGACCAGTTAACCACCATCGCCGCCCGCGAGTACCTGGGTACTTATGCCGCGCGTTTCATGGTGACCCAAGCCTCTATGGAGGTTCGTTACAAATCCCTGGCATCTGCCCTGCGGGTGGAAGTGATTGAACTCAAAGAGTACCGCTCCGGCAGACCGCTCAGCCAGACCGACTCTCAAAATCTGCTTACCAGGGTTTCCAACATTCTGCCTACCCATTAG
- the cmr6 gene encoding type III-B CRISPR module RAMP protein Cmr6: MSPNAPQKHGGPPNRSGGQQGKGGTPASSQELEYPLPKDAVAVFKSISISNPGLIFERFIPYMGADKENRRKQVLERAKTAPDSAALKAVYARWQALTGACKARTFTLKTDWRFIPGLGRKTALEIGFGFHRYGFPYLPASSVKGIARTWALFELAALLALGEGKLNDLDQTLSKEDEEFDKAFERFKPSPEARELAKTIRLVFGTLDQAGGAVFFDAIPTSAFPLDIDIMNPHYAPYYQDKEPPGDWHNPKPITFLAVPKDKEFAFAVAWRRGAPRADLLEQACTWLKNGLRDLGAGAKTSAGYGYFR, translated from the coding sequence ATGAGCCCGAATGCTCCCCAAAAACATGGCGGACCCCCCAACCGCTCCGGCGGACAGCAGGGCAAAGGGGGAACCCCGGCTTCTTCGCAGGAATTGGAATATCCGTTGCCCAAAGATGCGGTAGCGGTCTTCAAGAGCATCTCAATCAGTAACCCCGGGCTGATTTTCGAGCGCTTTATCCCTTACATGGGGGCTGATAAAGAGAATCGGCGCAAGCAAGTCTTGGAACGCGCCAAAACCGCCCCCGACTCAGCCGCGCTCAAGGCTGTGTATGCACGCTGGCAGGCGCTGACGGGAGCCTGCAAAGCCAGAACCTTCACGCTCAAGACCGATTGGCGTTTCATCCCCGGGCTGGGACGCAAAACCGCACTGGAGATTGGCTTTGGCTTCCACCGCTACGGTTTCCCTTACCTGCCAGCCAGCAGTGTCAAGGGCATTGCCCGCACCTGGGCGCTGTTTGAACTGGCGGCGCTCTTAGCCCTGGGCGAAGGAAAATTAAACGACCTGGACCAGACGCTTTCCAAAGAAGACGAAGAGTTTGACAAAGCCTTTGAGCGGTTTAAGCCCTCGCCCGAGGCAAGGGAACTGGCAAAGACTATCCGCCTGGTGTTTGGCACGCTGGACCAGGCGGGCGGTGCGGTGTTCTTTGACGCCATACCCACCTCAGCGTTCCCGCTGGATATCGATATCATGAACCCGCATTACGCTCCCTATTACCAGGACAAAGAACCCCCCGGCGACTGGCACAACCCCAAGCCCATCACCTTCCTGGCGGTGCCCAAGGATAAAGAATTTGCCTTTGCTGTAGCATGGCGGCGCGGTGCCCCCCGGGCAGACCTGCTGGAACAAGCCTGTACCTGGCTGAAGAACGGCTTGCGCGACCTGGGCGCCGGCGCCAAGACCAGCGCAGGCTATGGATATTTCAGATGA
- the cas3 gene encoding CRISPR-associated helicase Cas3', producing MAFVGMNMEMPCVPEGLSHLWAKSPLAPGRQAQTLAEHTWEALMRLSDLAHQRPDLPALSRQPRLWHLLFWAVFLHDWGKAAQGFQRLLRGKERRWQFRHEVLSLAFVDWVTAGLSAEETAFLASAIATHHKDFDEIEGYLEEQEADLDPLTAMLGELSREDATALYRWLETCAAPWLDALEMRPLGVTCPALPPLEQALNGLTPQAARRHLHRLERFLHAWEDEPPSVETLRPGIFLRGLLLQSDHLASAGWGALPQPQLSAEAVLHSLALPYRRLYAHQRAAAHTCGHAILLAPTGTGKTEAAMLWAVNQRLPRLFYTLPYQASMNAMFDRLARIFPGQVGLLHGRSTMAQFQRLMEQSYAPQEAARLARLLHNRSGLAYYPARVFSPYQLLKAAFQLKGHEALLSDFTEGAFVFDEIHAYEPARLAMIVATMGFLARAYGARFLVMSATLPTPIRAVLEETLEQVTPIHASQRLLARLRRHRLFLAEGDLLEEGNLRWALEEARQGRRVLVVCNTVRRAQQAWLWMREHLPPEIPLFLLHGRFTGRDRARKEREMLQAAGLNPAEHRPLMVVATQVVEVSLNLDLDVLFSDPAPLEALLQRIGRVNRLGRRELSPVVVFRGMDEVFRRVYRPIEQVTRTLDVLEERFSASRGKGVALDERALPQWLDAVYTGEVLASWQNTFESARADFERSFLQVLQPFRSNPQLAEQFHRLFDSTEVLPEDLYDEYLELRDSERALEADSLLVPLSWGLRAMLAQRGLLHKGDRDFPDVVSVPYDDEWGLNLDVKPDTQILEDSD from the coding sequence GTGGCTTTCGTGGGTATGAACATGGAGATGCCCTGTGTTCCCGAAGGCTTAAGCCACCTGTGGGCAAAAAGCCCGCTTGCTCCCGGCAGGCAGGCGCAAACGCTGGCAGAACATACCTGGGAAGCGCTGATGCGTCTGAGCGATCTGGCGCATCAGCGCCCCGATTTGCCCGCCCTCAGCCGACAGCCGCGCCTGTGGCACTTGCTTTTCTGGGCGGTGTTTTTACACGATTGGGGCAAAGCCGCGCAGGGCTTTCAGCGCCTCTTGCGCGGCAAAGAACGCCGCTGGCAGTTTCGCCATGAGGTGCTCTCCCTGGCGTTTGTGGATTGGGTCACCGCCGGTCTTTCCGCCGAAGAAACTGCCTTTCTGGCATCGGCTATTGCCACCCACCACAAGGATTTTGATGAAATCGAAGGTTACCTGGAGGAACAGGAAGCCGACCTTGACCCGCTGACCGCCATGCTGGGGGAACTTTCCCGCGAGGATGCCACTGCGCTCTACCGCTGGCTGGAAACCTGCGCCGCCCCCTGGCTGGACGCGCTGGAAATGCGCCCTCTGGGGGTCACCTGCCCGGCCCTGCCGCCGCTGGAACAAGCCCTGAACGGTTTAACTCCGCAGGCGGCGCGCCGCCACCTGCATCGTTTGGAGCGATTCCTGCACGCCTGGGAGGATGAACCGCCCTCTGTTGAAACCCTGCGCCCTGGCATTTTCCTGCGCGGCTTGCTTCTGCAGTCCGATCATCTGGCTTCGGCGGGCTGGGGGGCTTTGCCGCAACCCCAACTTTCTGCGGAGGCTGTCCTGCACTCGCTGGCTTTGCCTTACCGGAGACTGTACGCGCATCAGCGCGCCGCCGCCCACACCTGCGGACATGCCATTCTGCTGGCGCCTACCGGCACCGGCAAGACCGAAGCCGCCATGCTTTGGGCGGTGAATCAGCGCCTGCCGCGCCTCTTCTACACCCTGCCCTATCAAGCCAGCATGAACGCCATGTTCGACCGTCTGGCGCGCATCTTCCCCGGGCAGGTGGGACTGTTGCACGGACGCAGTACCATGGCGCAGTTTCAGCGTCTGATGGAGCAGTCGTATGCCCCTCAGGAAGCCGCCAGGCTGGCGCGCCTGCTTCACAACCGCTCCGGGCTGGCGTACTACCCGGCGCGCGTCTTCAGTCCCTATCAACTGCTCAAAGCCGCTTTTCAACTCAAAGGGCATGAAGCCCTGCTGAGCGATTTTACCGAAGGCGCCTTTGTCTTTGACGAAATTCACGCTTACGAACCGGCGCGCCTGGCGATGATTGTGGCAACCATGGGCTTTCTGGCGCGTGCCTATGGAGCGCGCTTTCTGGTCATGTCGGCAACGTTACCGACTCCCATCCGCGCCGTGCTGGAAGAGACGCTGGAACAGGTGACGCCCATCCATGCCTCTCAGCGTTTGCTGGCGCGCCTGCGCCGCCACCGCCTCTTTCTGGCGGAGGGTGATCTGCTGGAGGAAGGCAACCTGCGTTGGGCGCTGGAAGAAGCCCGGCAGGGACGGCGGGTGCTGGTGGTGTGCAACACCGTACGCCGCGCTCAGCAAGCCTGGCTGTGGATGCGCGAGCATCTCCCCCCGGAAATTCCGCTTTTCCTGCTTCACGGGCGCTTTACCGGGCGCGACCGCGCCCGCAAGGAACGCGAAATGCTTCAGGCGGCGGGGTTGAACCCGGCGGAGCATCGTCCGCTGATGGTGGTGGCTACCCAGGTGGTGGAAGTCAGCCTGAACCTCGACCTGGATGTGCTCTTCTCCGACCCGGCGCCGCTGGAAGCCCTGCTCCAGCGCATTGGGCGCGTCAACCGTCTGGGCAGGCGGGAACTCTCGCCGGTGGTGGTCTTTCGCGGGATGGATGAGGTTTTCCGCCGTGTTTACCGCCCCATCGAACAGGTGACCCGCACGCTGGACGTGCTGGAAGAACGCTTCAGCGCTTCCCGCGGGAAGGGCGTGGCGCTGGATGAGCGCGCTCTGCCTCAATGGCTGGATGCCGTTTATACCGGCGAGGTACTGGCATCCTGGCAAAACACCTTTGAGAGCGCCCGCGCCGATTTTGAACGCAGTTTCTTGCAGGTGCTTCAGCCTTTCCGCTCCAACCCGCAACTGGCAGAACAATTTCACCGCCTGTTTGACAGCACCGAGGTTCTCCCCGAAGACCTGTACGACGAATACCTGGAACTGCGCGACAGCGAGCGTGCCCTCGAAGCCGACAGCCTGCTGGTGCCGCTCTCGTGGGGTTTGCGGGCCATGCTTGCCCAGCGCGGACTGCTCCACAAAGGAGATCGCGACTTCCCCGATGTGGTTTCTGTGCCTTACGATGACGAATGGGGCTTGAACCTGGACGTGAAACCCGACACCCAAATTCTGGAGGACTCCGATTAA
- the cas1 gene encoding CRISPR-associated endonuclease Cas1 has protein sequence MAIIQHLIVDEYGTFIGKHSERLIVFKGEEKRLQAPLLHLESVVIANLGVSISADAVQVCTERGIPIFFISSIGEPYASLYSAGLTGTVATRRAQLEAYRDRRGLELALALALGKIQNQSNFLRYMSKYRKESAPALYEELRRRSAEVLEVYRELERLRSAEAFQQGTWSIEDLREVMMALEGRAARHYWEAIALTVPEKYNFPGRVGRGAADPLNAALNYGYGILYGQVERAIVLAGLDPYAGFLHVDRPGKPSLTLDFIEEFRPTVVDRTIIGLANHSVDFEQDEKNLLTQDTRRMIAEKVLERLDTPIPFEGKRYPIRGIIQMQARHMATFLRGERAAYVPSQLPW, from the coding sequence ATGGCAATCATCCAGCACCTGATTGTGGACGAGTACGGCACGTTCATCGGCAAGCACAGCGAGCGCCTGATTGTCTTCAAAGGCGAAGAAAAGCGCCTGCAGGCGCCTTTACTGCACCTTGAATCGGTGGTGATTGCCAACCTGGGTGTCAGCATCAGTGCCGATGCCGTTCAGGTCTGCACCGAACGCGGCATCCCCATCTTTTTCATCAGTTCCATCGGCGAGCCGTACGCCAGCCTCTACAGCGCCGGGCTGACCGGTACGGTTGCCACCCGCCGCGCCCAACTGGAAGCCTACCGCGACCGCCGCGGTTTGGAACTTGCCCTGGCTCTGGCGCTGGGCAAAATTCAAAACCAGTCCAATTTCCTGCGCTACATGAGCAAGTACCGCAAAGAAAGCGCCCCGGCGCTGTACGAGGAACTGCGCCGCCGCTCTGCCGAAGTGCTGGAAGTGTACCGCGAACTGGAACGCCTGCGCAGTGCCGAAGCATTTCAACAGGGAACCTGGAGCATTGAAGACCTGCGCGAAGTCATGATGGCGCTGGAAGGGCGCGCCGCCCGCCACTACTGGGAAGCCATTGCCCTTACCGTGCCTGAAAAATACAACTTCCCCGGGCGGGTGGGGCGCGGCGCCGCCGACCCGCTCAACGCCGCGCTTAACTATGGCTACGGCATCCTCTACGGTCAGGTGGAGCGGGCAATCGTTCTGGCGGGGTTAGATCCGTACGCCGGCTTTTTACACGTGGACCGCCCTGGCAAGCCCAGCCTGACGCTGGATTTCATTGAGGAGTTTCGCCCCACAGTGGTGGATCGCACCATCATTGGGCTTGCCAACCACAGTGTGGACTTTGAACAGGATGAAAAGAATCTGCTCACCCAGGATACCCGCCGGATGATTGCCGAAAAAGTGCTCGAGCGTCTGGATACCCCCATCCCCTTTGAGGGCAAGCGTTACCCCATCCGCGGCATTATCCAGATGCAAGCCCGCCACATGGCGACCTTCCTGCGCGGCGAGCGCGCCGCCTATGTGCCTTCTCAATTGCCCTGGTAA
- the cas7i gene encoding type I-B CRISPR-associated protein Cas7/Cst2/DevR, whose product MSFVTGLLLIDAPASALNNLGNLPGSMTENVVGVKHIPTREGNYPYVSAQAFRYWLRTTLEQGNWGWKAAPVFRETKIAYTDANPILYWDDDLFGYMRAPSKKTEAANARESSGLVAEATPTADTVTRVSPFRVSTLVSIAPVRLVEDFGTMSRQEGDPVLHGHQFYRATLQGLLSLDLHAAGTFTYVQRTGYQNLDEERCKLAKAKGLEHLEQEKAYRLPLKERIARVRALLEGLAELSGGAKQALHYTDVSPDILVLAVTRGGNHIFGHIIGAQGERPVLNLPALREALDVNREDLLSDVYIGWVRGYLDAEREKLETALGEGGMLGDWNDRIHLIHPREACQRLAQELEAHPDWMQ is encoded by the coding sequence ATGTCTTTTGTCACCGGTTTACTGTTGATTGACGCGCCTGCGTCTGCGTTGAACAATCTGGGCAACCTGCCCGGAAGCATGACTGAAAATGTGGTTGGGGTGAAGCATATCCCCACCCGCGAGGGCAACTACCCCTATGTCTCGGCGCAAGCCTTCCGCTACTGGCTGCGCACCACCCTGGAACAGGGCAACTGGGGCTGGAAAGCCGCGCCGGTCTTCCGCGAAACCAAGATTGCCTACACCGATGCCAACCCCATTCTTTACTGGGATGATGACCTGTTCGGCTACATGCGCGCCCCCTCGAAGAAAACCGAAGCCGCCAATGCTCGCGAATCCAGCGGTCTGGTAGCCGAAGCCACCCCCACTGCCGACACGGTGACCCGCGTCTCGCCCTTCCGCGTCAGCACGCTGGTTTCCATTGCGCCGGTGCGCCTGGTGGAAGATTTCGGCACCATGTCGCGCCAGGAAGGCGACCCCGTCCTGCACGGGCATCAGTTCTACCGCGCCACTCTGCAGGGGCTTCTTTCGCTGGATTTACATGCCGCCGGCACCTTTACCTACGTCCAGCGCACCGGCTATCAAAATCTGGATGAGGAACGCTGTAAACTGGCAAAGGCAAAGGGGCTGGAGCATCTGGAGCAGGAAAAAGCCTACCGCCTGCCGCTTAAAGAGCGCATTGCCCGCGTGCGCGCCCTGCTGGAAGGACTGGCGGAACTGAGCGGGGGTGCCAAGCAGGCACTGCACTATACCGATGTCAGCCCCGATATCCTGGTGCTGGCGGTGACCCGCGGCGGCAACCACATTTTCGGGCATATCATCGGCGCGCAGGGCGAACGCCCGGTGCTGAACCTGCCTGCCCTGCGGGAAGCCCTGGATGTTAACCGCGAAGATTTGCTCTCCGATGTGTACATCGGTTGGGTGCGCGGCTATCTGGATGCCGAGCGTGAGAAACTGGAAACCGCTCTGGGCGAAGGCGGTATGCTGGGCGATTGGAACGACCGCATTCACCTCATCCACCCGCGCGAAGCCTGCCAGCGGCTGGCGCAAGAGTTGGAGGCACACCCGGACTGGATGCAGTAA
- the cas6 gene encoding CRISPR system precrRNA processing endoribonuclease RAMP protein Cas6 yields MADFPLTFTRLRFECLAEDALRFGEYRAGSNLRGALVNIMRRAACPYSVPALAGSAPYAPDPAHTATCPVCWLVAANESPGVERRGYVLTPPLNAPSFLPAGERFAFHLTLVGEAQRFLPYFVLAVPEMGRVGVGAGRGRFTLRRIVAERLNGAEEIILDEGETVLRPNFSMQSHCDVLARAAGLLPEGDPQQILELRMRFLTPMRLVWNERLVKTPDFAILFARLLERVDELAQQFAGAPRRAHEERIHFSQLALQVRLIEQDTRWVEVSSGSSRTGTQTWISGWVGSARFAAPRWVWRELLPWLVWGEAVQVGKDTVKGNGVLRLSF; encoded by the coding sequence ATGGCAGACTTTCCCCTCACCTTTACCCGTTTGCGTTTTGAGTGCCTTGCCGAAGATGCCCTGCGCTTTGGCGAATACCGCGCCGGCAGTAACCTGCGCGGCGCACTGGTCAACATCATGCGCCGGGCGGCCTGCCCCTACAGCGTTCCCGCGCTGGCTGGCAGTGCCCCCTACGCCCCCGACCCTGCACACACAGCCACCTGCCCGGTGTGCTGGCTGGTTGCCGCCAATGAAAGCCCCGGCGTGGAGCGCCGCGGCTACGTCCTCACCCCCCCGCTCAATGCTCCGTCTTTCCTGCCCGCCGGCGAGCGCTTTGCCTTTCATCTGACCCTGGTGGGCGAAGCCCAGCGCTTCCTGCCTTACTTTGTGCTGGCAGTGCCAGAGATGGGGCGTGTGGGCGTGGGCGCCGGACGGGGACGCTTTACCCTGCGCCGCATCGTTGCCGAACGCCTGAACGGCGCAGAAGAGATCATTCTGGATGAAGGCGAGACTGTCCTGCGCCCCAACTTCTCCATGCAGTCTCATTGCGATGTCCTTGCCCGCGCCGCCGGGTTGCTCCCCGAGGGCGATCCTCAGCAAATCCTGGAACTGCGCATGCGCTTCCTGACCCCCATGCGCCTCGTCTGGAACGAACGCCTGGTCAAAACTCCCGACTTTGCCATCCTCTTTGCCCGCCTGCTGGAGCGCGTGGATGAACTGGCTCAGCAGTTTGCCGGTGCCCCGCGCCGCGCCCATGAAGAGCGCATCCATTTCAGTCAACTTGCCCTGCAGGTGCGCCTGATCGAGCAGGATACCCGCTGGGTGGAAGTTTCCAGCGGCTCCAGCCGCACCGGCACGCAGACGTGGATCAGCGGCTGGGTGGGCTCTGCCCGCTTTGCCGCCCCGCGGTGGGTGTGGCGCGAATTGCTCCCCTGGCTGGTGTGGGGTGAAGCCGTGCAGGTGGGCAAGGATACCGTCAAAGGCAACGGCGTTCTGCGGTTGTCTTTCTAA